Genomic DNA from Excalfactoria chinensis isolate bCotChi1 chromosome 22, bCotChi1.hap2, whole genome shotgun sequence:
GGAACAATGGAGACCCGTGTTTGTCATCCAGTAGAGTGAATcccttctcctctttctttccagttccTGCACCTGCACTTGGAAACTCCGAGCAGCTAACGCTGACTACCAACCCCCCAATGGGACTGGACCCGAGCTCCTGCGCTCCATATGGGGATGAAGGTAGAACCATGTTACCTGCTACCTAAGATCTCTGCTGCTGCGGTGGTAGCTGGTGGATATGGTCCTGCAGCAGGCGTCGCACAAAGACTCTCAGCTCTGAGCCAGCCCAGGAGGTTTTAGTGGCCACGGACTCCGATCACCCTGAGCTACAGGGCTGCGGCGCTGGAGAGTTACTATGCAGCTTGGACtgtttgtggtggtggtttttcTAAGCTCGATGGATCTAACAGGCGGCAGCAAAGTGGTGAAGGGCAAGAGGCAAAGGCGAAGTATGTATGAAaagtttctcttctctccttctcctgATGCTACGCAGGCTGGGAATGCTTGCCCATGCAAATGGTGAATGTTTGCCTGTGCAGAATGGGAACGTTTGCCTGATTAGACCAGGAATATGTACCTATGCATGAGGCTGGGCACAGCCCCTTAGAGCCTGGAGAGGTCTGGGTCCTCCCCTTGTCCCAAGCTGCTGCCCACTGCAGTCCCTGTTCCCCTGGTTGTCTCCATCGTGCTGCAACCCGAGGTGCATGGGAAGTGCAGGTTTTAATTACCAGGACGGGCTTTGGGCAGTCCCACCCAGGGACTCGAGTGGTTCCAAAGGCACAAGAGCGGCCCCATGGGTTTCCCTTCCTTTATGCAAGCTCATTTTTAGAACTGGTTTACattaaaactgatttaaattgaattatataaaaaatgatttttatgttAAAACTGACTGCTGGAGCTCCGTGAGAACAGGGAAAGCTGGATGTCATGGCTAATGCTATTAAGCACGGCTCCCAGTGAGTCTCGGCTCATACATTTGCCATAGAGTCAGACCTCAGTCCCATGGGGGGGGACAGGGCCAGACccccatggcacagcatggAGGTACCAGCCCAGACATGGAGCAGCCTCCTGGTATCGAGGCACTGCATGACACCATGCAAGGGGTTCCCCTactttctgcttcctcttctgaggctgcagctgcctctgcaccCTGCAGGTGAGCTGGGGCTGGTTATAGAGTGAGGACAGGCAGCAGGGAATGTGCAGGACTCGGGGTctgcaggagggagaggaaagcTCTCCTACCACTCAGTCTGGCATGGGAATGCTCTGGTGCTCCACTCTTGCTTTTGAAGTGTAGTAAACACAGCAtttaaaagaatacattttaacATACACAGCCTTTCTATAAACAAGGACACTGCTTGCataataaactaataaaaagAACCTGCATTCTAGCCTGCAAAGAATGCTATGGGTTTcaaaacaagcagcattttATATGATaattgaaagcagaaaactctCAAGACGGGGGATTGAGAATTTTTCTTGGACTAAACTTAGGAGCTGAGAACACATCTCTGTTCTGGGGGCAGAGAAATCTCCTGCACTGCCAGATAGAGTGAGCGTCAGAGGGGTCATGGTGAGACAGAGCTGGGACTCAGCCTGGCAAGAGGTACGAGGCAGGCTTCTACGCAGATGGTTTCCCTCTGACTCTTGATCCCTTGCTTGTCCCAGAGGTGCCTGGGGTGGTACTGATGTCTGGCCTCTGGTATGGTGATGTCCTGCTTGAATGCTGCTTGCAGCTTGTGATTGCTTTTGGGCCCTGGTCCTGGTGGTGCTGAAGCTATGGGCAGAGCAGGGTGACCGAGGCATCCCCTAGGCAAAGCCATGCACTGGGCTGGGGATGATGAATTATTGAGCTGGGTTTGATTTGTTCTCTCCGGGCAGCAATTGTGTCAGGACGTGAACTCATACTTTGCATCAAATATTTATGGCAGTTTTCCTCAGAGGGGGATTTGTCTCCAggaagctgctggctgccctccAAAGAGGCTCTCTCTCAGCAGCGATGCCCATCTCACCACTGCCTCTCTCCCGCTCTTGCAGTTAGCACTGAGCTgagccagggctgtgccagGGGCTGCGACCTGTGCTCTGAGTTCAATGGGTGCCTGAGATGTTCCCCCAAGCTCTTCATCCTTCTGGAGAGGAACGATATCCGGCAAATTGGGATCTGCCTCCCATCCTGTCCACTGGGATACTTCGGCCTTCGCAATACAGACATGAACAAGTGCATCAGTGAGTATCAGCTTTGAGGTCCTCTGCGGGTCCCTGTCCGTGCTTTGGGCAGGGGTAGCAGTGAATGGATCATTCATGAAAGCAAAGTGCGTCACCAGCAGAGTGTGCAGGGCTGCGTTGCTCTACCACAGTGCACACTGCCCACGTGGGTGCAGTGATGTGCGATCCTGCAGGAGAGGGATGCTGACACCTCTCTTCTTTAAGAGGGAGCAGGAAGAGCAGTGTTTGTGCAAGTACCTGCTCTTCTCTCTGTCTGTTTGAATAACAAAGCATCTCTGAATGGGATcctcagcccagctctgcctcgTTCGGCCAGAGCACCAGAAAAAAGCTGGGTGTGGAAAAATGCAATCACTTCCCTGGCAGTTCCATGCAAACCACCTCACAGCCAGGTTTCCATCCAGCTCGCTTTCTTTGCTGCAcatgctggagctgcagctggagcagctgacACTGGGCTTTATTCTTTGCACTTTCCCACTTTGGCAGACTGATGCTCGAGCTGAACACGAGCCTAAACCTTTTCCACCCTGCCTGACGTcctcctggcagctgctgcagcataGTGGCTCTGTcttgcagcagggagcagctcagaCGAAACCAGCATCCGAACAAGCTGcatgagcagggctggcagggcaCACAGAGACTCTCCTTGGAGCCAGCAGCAAACTGGAGGGAGCTGTCAGGAGCTCCCTGAGCCTTTGGTGCTCAGTGATACCTCTGCTGACACCTTCTCCCTGCCCGTTCAATCCTGTGCAAGGCTGGGGCACACACACAGTGTGAATCACAGCTCCTGTGTGTTGCTCTGATCACCAGGGCTGCCAGCAGTCGTGTTCACGTCAGGTTTCATGATGActttgtgtgttgttgttttcttttccccctccagaATGCAAAATCGAGAACTGTGAGTCCTGCTTCAGCCGAAACTTTTGCACAAAATGTAAGGAAGGTTTGTATTTGCACAAAGGGAGATGTTACGTCACGTGCCCTGAAGGCTACTCTGCTGCCAACGGCACCATGGAGTGCAGCAGTCCTGGTAAGCAACACTCAGACACTGAGATTTCGATGCATCTATTTGCTACACATTGGTTTAGGTGATCAAACCAACCCCTCCGGGATGCTGTGTTAGTGCCTAATGGGGAATAGTTCAGGCAGCCTCGTACCCAACCCTTGGCTGGGCGTAGCATGGCTGGGCACTGTAATATTCATACAAATGGCTTCTGGAGCGCTCAGAACTCATAGTGTGTTGGGAAAGGGGGTGTCAGGAAACCTGGGAACTGCTTGGGAAAAGCACGCAGAGCTCTGGCTACACTGGGAGAGGGGTGGGAGGGCCCCGCAAGTGGTGCAGCAGAGAGATGAGAGATACCTCTGGCTTCTCTTGTTATCTGGCAGCACAATGTGAAATGAGTGAGTGGGGGCCCTGGGGGCCCTGCTCCAAGAAGAGGAAGCTGTGTGGCTTCAAGAAGGGGAACGAGGACCGAACACGACGGATCCTGCAGGCTCCCTCTGGGGACGTGTCCCTGTGCCCCCCCACCACAGAGGTGCGCAGATGCACCGTGCAGAAGAGCCAGTGCCCTGAAGGTGAGTGTGGAGCATTGCTTCATTTCCCCCAGCACCTCTTTATGCGACAGAGTTCAGCCTAACAGTCCAGTACTGTAAATGTATGTCCCACTACCTCTCTATGGCATGGATGCTTTGTGTTAGGGCACAGAGCTTTCAGATGGACCCCAGTGGAATGGAGCAGCTGGGCAGCACTTTGGCCCCATGGCTTGTTGCTTGCCCTGCAGGATGTGGGGACTTTAGCAAACAAGGCAACTGAGCaatctgtgtgtgctgcagcaatgggagTTGTCGTCTCCTTCATGGGAGTGCTGAGGTCTGTGCTTTCCCCTAGAAATGCAGTGTCAATAGGATGAATGGTGGCTTGGTCATCCTCTTATGGGGTGCACAGGATTGTGCCTGGGTTGGCTGCTTGGAAGGGAACCGGTTCTGAGCAGTGAGTAAGAGCAGGGAGGGTTGAGCCCCACCTGGCTGCCAGCAATGCAGGCAGCAGTGTGACAGCAAAAGGCCTcgggcagcagcagggaaatgcaTGCATCAGGAGTCCTGCTGGAAACTGCAAAGACAGATCCAGGCCTGATCCTCCTTTGCTGCCCTTTGCTTTATtgcagggaaaaggaagaaaaaggacgAGCAAGGAAAGCAAGATAATACAAATGGGAACAGAAATCGGAAAGACACCAAAGATACAAAGTCTGGCAccaagaagaggaagagcaaaCAGAGAGGGGCTGTGGCCCCCACCACATCCGCCAGCCCTGCCCAATAGCTGCCCCTTTACGTCACCTGATGGCAAGACTTCATTGCTGCTATGTATATGAAAGCTTTATTGAACCAGAGCACTGCTACACAACATTACACATGTCAGAAAGACAGACCTATACTCCTAGACTAGACTTGACAGAAGCCACATCCACAACACTTAAGGAGTCGGTACCCCCAGCACCACGGATGGCATCCACTGGGGCAGTGGGACACTGCAGGACCAGAGGTGAGGATGAACCAAGGATGGGGGCACGGGGCCTTGGGACATTTGCCTCATGCCCAGCCAGCCACGGGGACTGGATTTCTGCTCTTCCAGACTGGGGAACTGGACTCACATAAAGGCAGtgtcctttttctcttcccccccccccccaaccctttattttgtgttttaagcTGTATGACTTTATCATTGAGAATAATACATGTTAAACGTTTGTGGTAAGAGGTCAGTGGTATCTGCCCCGATTCTGCTTCAAAGAGTTATtttgaattaaaagcaaaacaaaacgaaaacgagcaaacaaaaaaaggaaaaaaaaaaagaaaaaacccacaaaaaatacaaaaaaaaaaccccaaaaccaagACGACAACCAGCTTCCTGAGTGTGTGGTTCATGCCTTGGCCCCTATGGAGGCTGGTGTCCCACAGGACAGAGATTCACTTGTGGAAGGGAAACTGACAAAAGCTGTAAGAAAATCCCAGCAAATGCAGCCGGCTGCACTGCAGTCAGAGCTCAGTCTGCTGCCCGCAAAGGACTGCACTGCTCCCTGAGGAAGACTCCATTCAAGGACCTGGCTTGAGACAATGAGAGCTAATAGTAAGCTGCGGGCTGCAAAATGCTATGACTTTACTCATAGTCAATAGTCATAGCtcccaggctctgctcctggccTTGTCCTTTtatcccaccaccaccacccaaaCGCACAGCAGGAGGGAATGAAGGTGGGAGGGGGAAGGCACAGCTCAGGCTCTGCAAAGCAAGTGTTTAAGTTTGATGGAAACCACTGGTCTCTGTGTCACCAATGGGAAGATCCTGGACTCAGCACAAAGGTTTATGTTCTGCAAGAACAGGCACCAGGCAGAGGAACCAACCAGAAGGATGCTGCTCAGTGGGGACCTGGCCAGGCTGCAGTGGGCTCATGCTTCTTACTGCTCTTCTCTGTGTGAGGAGCCTTGCCCTTGGCCATGTCATAACAAGGCACATTGCTCCATTTCCCTTATATTATAAACCGTGTTTCCTCAATATAAATATTGACCCTTCATTCCTCTAGAGTTCAGCAAAACCCCTTTTGTTCCAAGGGATGGAGCCAAGGAAGTGCCATGATCCCCAGCAATGTGCTGGAGCTCCTGGCTCTCTGGGGAGGCAAAGGGGAAGGCAAAAGTTCATCCCAGAGCTAAAGCTGATGAAGCCAAGTCCTGCTGCCCTTGTTTTGCACCACCTCTGCCTTGTGTGGAGGTGGGTGCCTCCCCACCAGGTCCTGGTGCTTTGGCTTAGCTCAGAATGTGGGAGCTACATAGTTGTTCCAGCTCCAGGGCTGTACCAAGCTCTCCGTGACTGCTCCACTGGCAGCAAAACCTTTCAGCCCATCATCCACTTTGTGTTTAAGTAAACAAGAAGCCGTTATATCTTTTAAAGGGGATTCCATTTCAGCACAATGATAAACGAGCAGCATACcaagcagagagagagaggttcTTAAAGTCATCCCTTGAGTTGTTTATGGATCGTGTTCAGACAATTCCTGAAGGCCTCCCAGCTGAAAGATCAGATCTCATTCTGCTCTCTAGCCCCAGCTAGCCTGTGGAATAAGTATTTTGTTTGCAACCTGGCACTGCGTGTAAGCAAAATTGCTTTTCCCTTCCGCTTTTCAGCAGCAATAGTCAGTAACCCTTTCACAAACCTCAGCTTGCTAATTCAGgagctcctcttccttccctcctgcttcaGTATCTCAATCCAGTTCTCAACAAGGACTAAAGAGAAGAGAGAGTGCATTTGAGACACCAAGGCTCTGTTAACAGACTGCATTCCCTACAGTAACTCATGGCAATATTAGCACAACCATTTCAAAACTCAACTGCATATCATAAATGAACACAACACATCTCGTAGGAAAACCGAAGAACTTCTTTCTGTTGcacccttttcccttttcttcttcctgttccctcctccccccatagcaaaatgggaagggaaagaaaggcaaaggaaagTTTAATACGTTGTATTAggaaaatcagcatttttcagtATGGATGGTTGGAAATGAAATTTAGAAAGCTTAGAAGGGAAATATGAAAAAgtcaaattcctttattttttacatcAGCTCAAACATTGTGTTTCTTCCCACTCTCAGAGAGCTGGTTCATTGAAGAGCTTAGAAACATTTTACCTTTGACCAACGTGGTTTGCACACTGAGCTCAATAGTCCAAACCAGAGATTGCCTTAGGCTGATGTCATCTCAACTCACACGCACACCACTGCTCTCTTTCAGTCCATCAAATAATTCCTGTTGTGGTGTTCTCTCCGTGGCATCACTGTAAAATATGCTTCTTTAAacacattaataaataaatgggtTTGCTGAACgagctctgtttgctttattcACCCCAACTGGGGTAAAATCCCTAACAGTCGAAAATAGCAAGAAAGTGGGATTGAGAAGGTCTCTCCTCAAGTAATCTGCCCACCCACCTCCATCCAGGAGCCAAATGTACCCCATTTGGGTCACTGCACAGAAGTGGATTCCACACTTTGACCACTTCCTTGCAGTACTGGAGAAATAGTTGTTAGAtgtacagacagacagacagacttTGTCAGAAATGTCTTTGTATAGAAAAGATCTTCATTCATACCCTTAAACCATTGAACAGACCGACTCAAaaactgcaggagagctgctagGCAGTTTACTGAGCTTTGGGGGTGCTTCTTCTTAAACAACAGGGAATGAAGGGCAGGGGCGATGCATTAACAGCTTGCAGCCACACTTTTTGGAACCGTTTCATTTCCATCTCATTTGCCAAGATTTAGGAGCTGTGGCAGACAAATTGCACCAAACACAGGTTGGCCGTATTATGGTCTTATTCTGTGTAAAGCAGGATCTTTCACCCGCTACAGTCAGGTTACATGAGTGCACACCTACCCCTCAAACAACGATTTACTACCTTTCCACTCTTGTGGAGGTGGAGGCAATGTATACACTTCTTAGTCCATTGTTTATGTTAAAACCATTTCTCACTCAGAAGCAATCTCAGCTTTGATGAAAGGAAATGTAGTAGGATGTTGAAACACCGCctgaaaacattaaacaaaaaacaacaagaaacaaaaaaacacccttcTAAATAAATTACAGACATACCATCTCTGTATAATCAGTCACCACAAATAAATCACCCCGATGGCATTTATAAAGATCATAATTTATCATACCCAACTGAATGCCAAACTGTAGCACAGATGGAGCTGCTTGCCAGAATCCCCGTAGTTTTACAAGAGCTGCAGCATCATTCTaagtgtaaagaaaaaagagaccATCAGGTGGATGATCTGGCTATTCTTGGTCAAGAATTCCTGTGAGAGAGATCTGCAGCATCAGCCTGAGAAGGCTCTGTAAGTCTATGAGAACTGCAAGGGATTGAGCACAGCTTTCACTATGAAGGATGGGTTCTGGGGGCACGGAGCAGCCTGGCTTCTTAGAGTCCCTTTTCACCTTTTTGCcctatttttccttcacttttctcCTACCTCCTCCTTCTAGCTTTCCCCTTTTGCCTGCAGTTGCCATTTTAGGAACTCAAAATCCAAGGCAACGATATCTGAGATCactcttgtgttgtttttttttccagttaggGAGCTATCAAACCTGGAGGCCTTTGCCAAGGAGCACTGCCTCCCAATCCTCTACGTTACATCCTTGAAAACAAACCCCTGAGAAGCCAAGTAGAGAAAATGATTGTGGTGATAAACAACCTAAGGTACCTTCTGGCAGTGCTTTGGGTCATTTGAGAGCTAGCTATGAAGCTCACTTCTGTCTTTGTTCTCTGCGGGGAGTCACTGCAACAAGGAGGGTAAGATGGCTGATATTGCTTTTAACCGATTAAATAAAGCAAAGTAGCTCAATACCACACTGAAAAAGTGCTCTGAGTACAAGTCCAGTCTTGCACCGAAGTCTTGgaaatctctttttccttcatttaattGACAAAATCTGTTGATCATACAAGGAAGACAGCCCCTGCCAAAAATCAAACATCACTAGTTTTTAATAATACAATGGGAATAACCCCTTAGAACATATGCAATTATGGCAATGAGTCATTCTGATGGCATCACAGAACCACATTCGCTGGGATTTCGACAAGGAAGAAGCCACAGAAAATTCCAAATGCTTTCAGTTCAGCAATAGCCAGGCTGGTCTTATCAATGGAAATGAGGGTGTTAGGCAGATCCTCTGGGCCTGGTGCACATTGCTGAGCCCACAGTATGCTGTATGGACAACATCTCACTGTCAttaacttcaaaagaaaaataaaataaaataaagattgaAATGAGAGTCTGCATCGATGGTAAATGAAAAGCTGGTGAATCACACAGCAACGTAAAATTAGTTGTAAAATAAACTATTCTGACCCATATGTTAGCTGATAAGCAAGTCCAACAACCACAGCTCCAGAGATGCTGCAAGTGAAATGCCAGCAGTTAGCCTCAGTAATGTAGGTTCAGTCTGGAAGAACTTGAGAGAGAGGTGGgtacagctgaaaacaaaccGAATCTGAATACAGTTCCCATATGTTATCAGCATCGTGTTTCCTTATGACAGAGAACACGGGGCCAGCTCTGACTCGGATGACAGGGCTTACCATAAGCGAGGCTGGAGAAAAAAGCTGCTTGTGCCAAAGCTTTCAAAGTGGAAATTTTCTGATGAACTCAGATGCATTTACCAATAAAAATCCTCCATGACATAACCTCATGTCTAACGCCATTACTATTCtttcaaagaaagagagagcaaTTCTCTGGATGCATTCCAGGATATTTTGCAAACAATAAAAGGAGTGTTTTCttaaggagaaggaagaaagagcgGGGAAGAACAGGGCAAGTATTACTCAACTATTTAGTCTAAAAACTCGAAAATCAAAAGGATTTTCTGACAGATTAATATCAACTCTAATAGAAAACACACTTGTCCCGAGAAAACTCTTCCACATAAGCCTCGAGTCTGATAGTTTAAACAATTATCTACAATTTgggattaattttttttatgcCCACATCACTGTGTTTTTTACAGGCCGGAGGCACAGATAATTCcattaagagagagagagagaaaaaaggcttAAACAAAACAGCCTGAAAATTCGAGACTGCCATCTTACAAAACAGCTCGCAAGCCGGACTAATTAGGATTCCTTTGTACAGCAGGGACCGTGCACTACCTAAAATGCTGAAAACCATTAAAAGAACACAATCTCAGAAGCTCTGTTATTGTTCTGGATTTAGCAGAGCATTAGCAGAACTGCGAGGAAATTGAACTAGCCGTGAATTCTCTGCCACTAATAAGTATTTAGGGACGCTGGGACAGACCTTCGCTTTGGCAAAGGACTCCCCAGCGTGCAGAGCTGCCTTCTCCAAGCCCAACCTCTGCTCTGAATTAACACCGTTTCAGCTGGGTTTGGGTAATTCCTCCTAGGTAAGGATCTTTCCAAGTTCTATTGCAATCTGGCTGTATGTAGGCACGCTCTTCAGGGCCGTAATTTGCTTCAATTCAATTAAGACCGTTGCACGGTCCCTGCAATTCTTTACATGCACGGAAACGAGCGTGTTGTCGTTTCTAATATTAACAAGTCAGTGCCAGGAGCTCGGGATAAACAACTGTGTGCCTGTAAACACCCCATTGCACCCCGCTGCCTGCAGCGTGCTCCCCAGTGCTCCCCCCAGCATCCCCGCATCAGCAGCCCGCTTTGCTGACCGCATGCATTCATGTGCAAATGGAAACCAATCCTGATGCCAAGCTCCCAAATGATTCTTATTATGTTCCTGTGAACAAACAACGTTTCATCAAaacaatgaggtttccccttGCCAGCACCCTGGTTGTTACAGCCCTTTGAAACGCCTTCACTCACTGCCCTAAACGGAGCGTGAATAAGAGTCAGACAAGAGCTTATGGTTCTCTATGACCGCAGGCCTCGCTCCTGGGCACATAGTGGGGACTGATGGGCATCGGGCGGGCAAGGCCTGGCGGTGGGCAGGGGCACAGGCCCCGGAGGGAGAGGCCTAGCCCTGGCCTGGCCTGCTGGAGGGTAACGATGGGAAGAGATGGTTAACGATGGGGAGAGATGGGTAACGATGGGGAGAGATGGGTAACGATGGAGAGAGATGGGTAACGATGGGGAGAGATGGGTACCAGTGTTAAGGCCATGCCCTGCGGCGGCGAAGCGCACGCGTTTCCATGGCAACCGGATGTGAGAGGCGGTGCCGAGCGGTTGCCATAGCAACTTAAAGGCGCTTGCGCAGACGGGAGCTAGAGATGCCGGAAATACGTCACTGCGCTgcccccaccaccaccaccacgcCGGAAGTACACGTGCTGCTGCTTCCGGTTCGGAGCCGTGCGTGTGGCGGAGCGGGGTCTCGGTTCGGCCCGGTCCCGGCGGCATCATGGTGAAGCCACGCTATAAGGGCCGCAGCACCATCAATCCGTCCCGCGCCAGCACCAATCCCGGTAcgtgtggtggtggtgttgtCTTAAACGTCTCCTATTACATCCTACCGGGCTAGGCCGAGCTTTGCCCACCGGGCCTTACCGGCCGGGCCTAACGGTGCCTTCTCTCCTCAGATCGTGTGGCTGGCGCGGGGGGGAACAACATGAGGGACCGAGCCACCATCCGCCGCCTCAACATGTACCGGCAGAAGGAGCGGAGGTGAGCGCGGCCCTGACCGGTGTTGGGTAGCGCTGGAGGCCGGGCTGTGGTCGGGAGCCACGCAGGGGGGGGTGGCTGTTGGTGCTGTGTGTGGTGGTGGGTATCTGTTTATATGGGGGTGTCTGTTTAATGGGGTGAGCTGGGAAAGTTGGTTGTGAGCTCTAATCTATGCGTGTCGGGGAGTGTAGCTGGAAAATGTGACTTAGAACAACGGATATGATCCTATGGGAACGTCAGAAATCCCCAAATCCTCAGCGTTCTTTCGTGTTCGGCTGCAGGGTGTGTGAAAAGCCTGGCTTCTCTATGGCTCTTAATGAGAAACCCACATGAGAACTGCGGCGCAGTTCCCACCCTGTACATATGCGCCTCTGCCGTGgtgtgggtgctgtgggggTTCTGAGGTTGCTGGTTAGgagcagcagttttgttttgccGGATCTTAATTCATTTTGAGGTAGGGCTGTAATGTATATGTATAGTTTTTTAGTCAGGTTTTGAGTTGGAAGCGTATCTTCTGGCTACTGTTGAGCGTAGGCTGATGGGTAGAACTGACTGCAACAATTCATCATGaggatgtgaaagaaaaaagagtaataTGTTTGGAAATCATGCGTTCCTTGCATCCCAATTAGATATTCATATGCAGTCTTGAAGAGTTCAGTTAGGTTGGGATGTATTGCAGGAAAGctgcctgtgtgtgtatgtatgtttgtATGTTGCATGCTAACTTCTATCAGTTACCTTGCAGTACTTAGCTTGTACCCAGATGCCTCTTATAAATAGAGTCCAAAACACTCAGGTGATTAGTGAGGTGTTTTTCAGAGACATTGCTCTGTGATTTGAcacagcaaacaggaaaaatatcaGCCTAGGATCATCACAGGGCAGTGTCTGCCAGCAGGTGTGATAGCTCATCCATCtaacactgctgtgctgccaaaCCTATCACCTTTGTGCAGGCATAGGCTTGGATTGGTACTGA
This window encodes:
- the RSPO1 gene encoding R-spondin-1, translated to MQLGLFVVVVFLSSMDLTGGSKVVKGKRQRRISTELSQGCARGCDLCSEFNGCLRCSPKLFILLERNDIRQIGICLPSCPLGYFGLRNTDMNKCIKCKIENCESCFSRNFCTKCKEGLYLHKGRCYVTCPEGYSAANGTMECSSPAQCEMSEWGPWGPCSKKRKLCGFKKGNEDRTRRILQAPSGDVSLCPPTTEVRRCTVQKSQCPEGKRKKKDEQGKQDNTNGNRNRKDTKDTKSGTKKRKSKQRGAVAPTTSASPAQ